Proteins from a genomic interval of Diospyros lotus cultivar Yz01 chromosome 6, ASM1463336v1, whole genome shotgun sequence:
- the LOC127803024 gene encoding lanC-like protein GCL1, with product MSSVVQFASQESNSTREDGNERFDLLRLPRPAVTNLSLPAEAFLKAAVSIKDQVVEVTWKRRCEAEGTCTDPTAYTGLLGTAFTCLRSYLATGSRQDLLLCADIVDACASVARTSYTRHLTFLCGKGGVCALGAVVANLKGDYQKRDLFLDLFFEIAQERALPVGPEEGGFGMSYDLLYGRAGFLWAALFINKHLGQGTVPNDLVMPVVEAVFAGGRAGASDNTGSPLMFRWHGTRYWGAAHGLAGILHVLLHFPLSKEDAEDVKRTLHYMMSNRFPSGNYPSSEGNPRDKLVQWSHGATAMAITLGKASQVFLGDREFREAAIEAGEVVWKNGLVKKVGLSDGVAGNAYALLSLRRLTGEGIYEERAKAFGSFLYHTVTRELVVSPGQSKGADYSLFQGLAGAACLWFDLLEPANSKFPGYEL from the exons atgtcgTCGGTGGTGCAATTCGCTTCGCAGGAATCCAACAGTACTCGCGAAGACGGCAACGAACGGTTCGATTTGCTCCGGCTTCCGCGACCGGCGGTTACCAACCTGTCACTTCCGGCCGAGGCTTTTCTGAAAGCGGCCGTCTCGATCAAGGACCAG GTAGTAGAAGTCACGTGGAAGAGGCGGTGCGAAGCGGAGGGGACTTGTACGGACCCGACAGCATACACGGGGCTCCTGGGGACGGCGTTCACCTGCTTGCGGTCGTACCTGGCCACCGGTAGTCGCCAGGACCTGCTATTGTGCGCCGATATCGTGGACGCGTGTGCCTCCGTCGCACGCACCTCCTACACCAG GCACTTGACATTTTTGTGCGGCAAGGGAGGGGTATGTGCGCTTGGGGCAGTGGTGGCTAACCTGAAGGGAGACTATCAAAAGCGAGACTTGTTTCTGGATCTTTTCTTTGAG ATTGCACAAGAAAGAGCCCTCCCGGTTGGCCCTGAGGAAGGAGGCTTTGGAATGTCCTATGATCTTCTTTATGGTCGAGCTGGATTTTTGTGGGCTGCTCTGTTTATAAACAAACATCTTGGACAAGGGACGGTTCCAAATGACCTTGTCATGCCTGTTGTTGAAGCTGTGTTTGCAGGAGGCAGAGCAGGGGCATCTGATAACACTGGCAGCCCCCTGATGTTTAggtggcacgggacgaggtacTGGGGTGCAGCCCACGGCCTTGCTGGTATATTGCATGTCTTACTTCACTTTCCCCTCTCGAAAGAGGATGCTGAGGATGTGAAGCGGACTTTGCACTATATGATGAGCAACAGGTTCCCCAGTGGAAACTACCCCTCGAGTGAAGGGAACCCCAGGGATAAGCTGGTACAATGGTCTCATGGAGCAACTGCCATGGCCATTACCCTTGGCAAGGCATCGCAG GTATTTTTAGGCGACAGGGAGTTTCGTGAAGCCGCCATTGAAGCCGGAGAAGTGGTATGGAAAAATGGGTTGGTGAAGAAGGTGGGACTCTCCGACGGCGTGGCCGGGAATGCTTACGCCCTACTCTCCCTGCGCCGCCTGACTGGAGAAGGCATATACGAAGAGAGAGCAAAGGCATTTGGTAGCTTCCTGTACCACACCGTGACCAGGGAACTAGTAGTGAGTCCTGGGCAATCTAAAGGCGCAGATTACTCTCTGTTCCAGGGCCTAGCAGGAGCAGCTTGCCTTTGGTTTGATTTGCTTGAGCCAGCAAACTCCAAGTTCCCTGGTTATGAACTCTAA